A single region of the Salipaludibacillus sp. LMS25 genome encodes:
- a CDS encoding L-lactate permease codes for MSSIIALTPIISVMLFLVVLKMPAVRAMAISLVATALLAIVYWQVPFIIISASFIEGIIIGISILYIVFGAILLLNTLKLSGAIDTIRASFMGVSPDRRVQLIIIAWLFGAFIEGAAGFGTPAAIAAPLLVALGFPPLASVVLALIADSSPVSFGAVGTPIIVGVEQGLYEGTEVSSIALPYVTEAGGMTAFIQQLATQIMSIDIIVGSFMPLIMVAILTRFFGENRSWKEGLAIWKFALFAGLSFTLPALLVATFLGPEFPSIFGGLIGLLIVIPAAKRGFLLPETAWDFAKEENWLSSWVGKITANDESDKTKPQLPLVVAWIPYLLVGLILVLTRLDALPFKDKLRSFTVGWNNILGTEIGEQLEPFYIPGFVFILVVLITIFVHKMTKNQVRRAFTWSGKAVIGTALTLFTAVPMVRIFINSGTNGSGLEAMPVELANTASSLMGSGWPIMAPIIGALGSFISGSATFSNMMFSLFQTSVSDQIGADPTLILSLQVMGANAGNMICVLNVVAAASVVGLVGKEGSIIRMTIVPMLYYALFAGTIGLLLTFLS; via the coding sequence ATGTCATCAATTATTGCGTTAACACCTATTATTTCAGTTATGCTTTTTCTTGTAGTGTTAAAAATGCCTGCTGTACGAGCTATGGCCATTAGCTTGGTAGCTACAGCGTTATTAGCTATTGTTTATTGGCAAGTGCCATTCATCATTATTAGTGCCTCATTTATTGAAGGGATTATCATCGGAATATCCATCTTATATATTGTTTTTGGTGCTATTTTACTTTTAAACACGCTTAAACTTTCCGGTGCTATTGATACGATTAGAGCGAGCTTTATGGGGGTTTCGCCTGATCGACGTGTTCAATTGATTATTATTGCTTGGCTTTTTGGGGCTTTTATTGAAGGAGCGGCAGGATTTGGAACGCCAGCAGCCATTGCAGCACCTTTACTTGTGGCTTTAGGCTTTCCACCGTTGGCCTCCGTTGTTTTAGCCCTTATAGCTGATAGTTCACCTGTTTCCTTCGGGGCAGTAGGAACGCCGATAATAGTTGGGGTAGAACAAGGCCTTTATGAAGGTACCGAAGTAAGTTCGATTGCGTTACCTTATGTGACAGAAGCTGGTGGAATGACAGCTTTTATTCAACAGCTTGCAACACAAATTATGAGTATTGACATTATTGTCGGCTCTTTTATGCCTTTGATCATGGTTGCTATTTTAACCCGCTTTTTTGGCGAAAACAGGTCTTGGAAAGAAGGTCTAGCTATTTGGAAGTTTGCCCTTTTTGCAGGACTAAGTTTTACGCTGCCAGCCCTGTTAGTTGCCACTTTTTTAGGGCCGGAATTCCCTTCTATTTTTGGAGGTTTGATCGGACTTTTAATTGTCATACCGGCTGCCAAGAGAGGTTTTCTATTACCAGAAACAGCGTGGGATTTTGCTAAAGAAGAAAATTGGCTATCCTCTTGGGTAGGGAAAATAACTGCAAATGACGAGTCTGACAAAACGAAACCACAGTTACCGTTAGTTGTCGCTTGGATACCGTATTTACTCGTAGGCTTGATTCTTGTTCTTACTCGTCTTGATGCACTACCATTCAAGGATAAATTACGAAGCTTTACAGTAGGATGGAACAATATTTTAGGTACAGAGATCGGGGAACAGCTGGAACCTTTTTATATTCCTGGGTTCGTGTTTATCCTCGTTGTCTTAATCACTATCTTTGTCCATAAAATGACAAAAAATCAAGTAAGGCGAGCCTTTACATGGTCAGGTAAGGCAGTGATCGGAACGGCACTTACATTATTTACAGCTGTTCCGATGGTAAGAATATTCATTAACTCAGGAACAAATGGAAGCGGCCTTGAGGCTATGCCTGTTGAATTAGCAAACACGGCGTCCTCATTAATGGGAAGTGGCTGGCCAATTATGGCCCCTATTATTGGTGCATTAGGCTCGTTTATTTCGGGTAGTGCGACCTTTAGTAATATGATGTTCAGTTTGTTTCAAACGAGTGTTTCAGATCAAATTGGAGCAGATCCCACTCTTATTTTGTCCCTTCAAGTTATGGGAGCTAATGCAGGGAACATGATTTGTGTTTTAAATGTCGTTGCAGCAGCTTCAGTTGTAGGATTGGTAGGAAAAGAAGGCTCAATCATTCGAATGACGATTGTACCTATGCTGTATTATGCGCTCTTCGCGGGAACTATTGGGTTACTCTTAACGTTTCTTTCATAA
- a CDS encoding YfhH family protein: protein MSEPKVLCMKGAERLEKYSSMSMAELQQEIADLKVKAQKAEQMGMINEFAVYERKMLLAQAYLLNPDDFHAGEEYQINDSEEVFLIDYINGVFAWGYRNGNSGKEAVPISVLGRRLT, encoded by the coding sequence ATGAGTGAGCCAAAGGTTTTGTGTATGAAAGGGGCTGAGCGATTGGAGAAGTATAGTTCGATGTCCATGGCGGAACTTCAACAAGAAATTGCTGATTTGAAAGTGAAAGCTCAAAAAGCTGAACAAATGGGAATGATAAATGAATTTGCAGTATATGAACGGAAAATGTTACTTGCCCAAGCCTATTTGTTAAATCCAGATGATTTTCATGCAGGAGAAGAATATCAGATAAATGATAGTGAGGAGGTCTTTTTAATAGATTATATAAATGGGGTTTTTGCCTGGGGATATAGAAATGGCAACAGTGGAAAGGAAGCTGTACCAATTTCTGTCCTAGGAAGACGGCTAACATAG
- a CDS encoding YpzG family protein — protein sequence MQQDPFQSPRANPKRAFHQVNGETEQSLHNQILEVQTRKRT from the coding sequence ATGCAGCAAGACCCTTTTCAATCGCCACGCGCCAATCCAAAACGTGCTTTTCATCAAGTAAATGGCGAGACAGAACAGAGCTTGCACAATCAAATCTTGGAAGTTCAAACGCGCAAAAGAACGTAA
- the sspK gene encoding small acid-soluble spore protein K → MRNNNRELPHRISLSKGRHDMSRFASKRPDGSIKDHPRQRMNAASEKHEDDI, encoded by the coding sequence TTGCGTAATAATAACCGAGAATTGCCGCATCGTATTTCATTAAGTAAAGGCCGGCATGACATGTCCCGCTTTGCTTCGAAACGACCAGATGGTTCAATAAAAGATCATCCTAGACAACGAATGAATGCTGCTTCTGAAAAGCATGAGGATGACATTTAA
- a CDS encoding YfhJ family protein: MYDYYERLTNRLLEQNDHLSYFEARTWIELLWEDFEATYAKAGQKYKGKDTTEKVLSQWIDNYGPRLHEILLEKPKYKQWFEKKKFYH; the protein is encoded by the coding sequence ATGTATGATTATTATGAACGGTTGACTAATCGACTATTGGAGCAAAATGATCACTTATCTTATTTTGAAGCTCGTACTTGGATTGAATTGTTATGGGAAGATTTTGAGGCGACGTATGCAAAGGCAGGCCAAAAATATAAAGGGAAAGATACGACAGAAAAAGTGTTATCTCAGTGGATTGATAATTATGGGCCACGACTTCATGAAATATTATTAGAGAAACCAAAGTATAAACAATGGTTTGAAAAAAAGAAATTTTACCATTAA
- a CDS encoding metal-dependent hydrolase, with protein sequence MDTGTHVVMGIAIGGLATLDPVVSTSPEMTQAAMIGVLAGSQAPDFDTVLKLHNNSSYIRHHRGVTHSVPFLFIWPTVITLFLYWLIPNLNLYHLWAWIFLAVFLHVFVDIFNAYGTKALAPFYSRWLALGIINIFDAFIFITHIIGILLWRFGFPPGWTFLSMYGVIALYYIWRIKAQRRVYQHVKTLHPDATHIFTSPTFKWSRWHVVVRTKSMMYVAESRANKINYFESYPFEPIPDDPIINAARKDKNLAAFLSFSPAYRWAVSIERHGYSVKFVDLRYRSRGHYPFVAIVRMDEDLRILSSYTGWIYNNASLRRKLETVVAE encoded by the coding sequence ATGGATACAGGAACCCATGTTGTCATGGGGATTGCCATAGGGGGATTAGCTACGCTAGATCCAGTAGTATCAACCAGCCCTGAAATGACTCAAGCGGCTATGATTGGTGTGCTGGCCGGATCACAGGCTCCTGATTTTGACACCGTTTTAAAGTTACACAACAATTCCTCATATATCAGGCATCACCGCGGTGTCACCCATTCGGTTCCTTTTTTATTTATATGGCCGACGGTGATTACCCTTTTTCTATATTGGTTGATACCAAATTTAAATTTATATCACTTATGGGCTTGGATATTTCTCGCTGTATTTTTACATGTATTCGTAGATATATTTAATGCTTATGGCACAAAAGCGTTAGCGCCATTTTATTCCAGATGGCTTGCTTTAGGTATTATTAATATTTTCGACGCCTTTATTTTCATCACCCATATAATAGGTATTTTACTTTGGAGATTCGGTTTCCCCCCTGGGTGGACATTCCTCTCCATGTATGGCGTTATCGCGCTCTATTATATTTGGCGGATTAAAGCGCAGCGACGTGTTTATCAGCATGTGAAAACGTTACATCCTGATGCGACACATATATTCACCTCTCCCACCTTTAAATGGAGCAGGTGGCATGTCGTTGTTCGAACGAAATCAATGATGTATGTTGCTGAAAGCAGAGCAAATAAAATTAATTATTTTGAATCATATCCTTTTGAACCCATACCAGATGATCCAATTATTAACGCAGCACGAAAGGATAAAAATTTAGCCGCTTTCCTCTCGTTTTCACCTGCTTACCGGTGGGCAGTTTCCATAGAAAGGCACGGTTATTCTGTGAAGTTTGTTGATTTACGATACCGTAGTAGAGGGCACTATCCCTTCGTGGCAATCGTAAGAATGGATGAAGATTTGCGTATTTTAAGCTCTTACACTGGGTGGATTTATAATAATGCATCTCTTCGGCGAAAATTAGAAACCGTCGTTGCAGAGTAG
- the mutY gene encoding A/G-specific adenine glycosylase, which translates to MKHIDHVQFQSDLLNWYNENKRDLPWRREKDPYKIWVSEIMLQQTQVDTVIPYYERFMALFPTLNDLAEAEEETVLKAWEGLGYYSRARNLHTAVKEVAATYGGQVPNTSDKVKTLRGVGPYTAGAILSIAYNIPAPAVDGNVMRVISRLYTIYDDISKPSSRHTFEMLVMKLISQERASDFNQALMELGALICTPKQPACLLCPVQEQCAAREEGVQELLPVKAKKKPPKKLQMKVAVVKDGEGKILIERRSETGLLAKLWQFPNIEAVTDSNDDLKAHLSNFGLDVSLKDEAVQEVKHVFSHIVWEMTVYIATVTKVEEAVFYEAKTRLFVQRDDITYYPFPVSHQKIIDQSL; encoded by the coding sequence GTGAAACATATTGACCATGTTCAATTTCAATCTGACTTACTCAATTGGTACAATGAGAATAAAAGAGATCTCCCATGGAGGAGAGAAAAAGATCCCTATAAAATTTGGGTTTCCGAAATCATGCTTCAACAGACACAAGTGGATACTGTTATCCCTTACTATGAACGGTTTATGGCGTTATTTCCAACGTTGAATGATTTGGCAGAGGCGGAAGAGGAGACGGTGTTGAAAGCATGGGAAGGGCTCGGATACTATTCTAGGGCTCGAAATTTGCATACAGCTGTTAAGGAAGTGGCAGCAACATATGGAGGGCAAGTGCCTAACACGTCTGATAAGGTAAAAACGCTTCGAGGAGTAGGGCCTTATACGGCAGGGGCCATACTGTCCATCGCCTATAACATACCAGCGCCTGCTGTAGATGGGAATGTGATGCGAGTTATATCTCGACTTTATACAATATATGATGATATAAGTAAACCCTCATCACGTCATACGTTTGAAATGCTCGTGATGAAACTCATTTCTCAGGAAAGGGCTTCTGATTTTAATCAAGCGTTAATGGAGCTTGGGGCGTTAATCTGTACGCCTAAACAGCCAGCCTGTCTGCTCTGCCCTGTTCAAGAGCAGTGCGCTGCTCGCGAAGAGGGTGTACAGGAGTTACTACCTGTTAAAGCAAAGAAGAAACCACCTAAAAAATTACAGATGAAAGTGGCGGTTGTTAAGGATGGAGAAGGAAAAATACTTATTGAAAGAAGATCTGAAACAGGACTTCTTGCTAAACTATGGCAATTTCCTAATATTGAAGCCGTGACTGATTCCAACGATGATTTAAAAGCTCATCTAAGTAATTTTGGACTTGATGTAAGCCTCAAGGATGAAGCTGTGCAAGAAGTAAAACATGTTTTTTCTCATATTGTTTGGGAAATGACAGTATATATAGCTACTGTTACGAAGGTAGAGGAGGCTGTATTTTACGAAGCAAAAACGAGGTTATTTGTCCAGCGTGATGATATTACTTATTATCCATTTCCTGTATCACACCAGAAAATTATCGATCAATCACTTTGA
- a CDS encoding SDR family NAD(P)-dependent oxidoreductase yields MDLQLEGKKILITGGSKGIGKGIAKAFLAERAKVAIVARGEKDLEKAKRDLPGVVTFQADLMDSHTREKVVKSFIEMFGGIDILINNVGGSSGGKTMETDLGQFEDAMQLNYFSAVHFCQMVVPHMQKNKQGAIVNISSIFGRESGGKPTYNSAKAALISFTKSLADELAQEGIRVNGVAPGSILHPTGNWQKKLEEDPEKIEKFVNQEIPAGRFGTVEEVADVVVFLASERARWVVGATLNVDGGQSNANF; encoded by the coding sequence ATGGATTTACAATTGGAAGGAAAGAAAATTTTAATTACAGGTGGATCGAAGGGCATTGGTAAAGGAATCGCAAAGGCTTTTTTGGCAGAGCGAGCGAAAGTTGCTATCGTCGCTCGTGGTGAGAAAGATTTAGAAAAAGCGAAACGAGATTTGCCAGGAGTGGTAACATTTCAAGCAGATTTAATGGATTCACATACCCGTGAAAAAGTGGTGAAATCTTTTATAGAAATGTTTGGTGGCATCGATATTTTAATTAATAACGTCGGAGGAAGCAGCGGCGGGAAAACAATGGAAACTGATTTGGGGCAGTTTGAAGATGCGATGCAGCTTAATTATTTCTCAGCTGTTCATTTTTGCCAGATGGTCGTTCCACATATGCAAAAAAATAAGCAAGGGGCAATCGTTAATATCTCATCCATTTTTGGCAGAGAATCAGGTGGAAAACCAACTTATAATAGTGCAAAAGCAGCCTTGATAAGTTTTACAAAATCATTGGCTGATGAGCTAGCACAAGAAGGAATTCGAGTGAATGGTGTAGCTCCAGGGTCTATCTTACATCCTACAGGGAATTGGCAGAAAAAACTAGAAGAGGACCCGGAAAAAATTGAGAAATTCGTGAACCAAGAAATTCCGGCTGGAAGATTTGGTACTGTTGAAGAGGTCGCGGATGTCGTTGTTTTCTTGGCATCTGAGAGAGCCAGGTGGGTAGTAGGTGCTACTTTAAATGTGGATGGGGGCCAATCCAACGCCAATTTTTAA
- a CDS encoding gamma-glutamyltransferase family protein has product MTRIKALNYPYPSKRMVTYGRNGMVATSQPLASQAGLDILKKGGNAIDAAIATAACLTVVEPTSNGIGGDAFALVWTKNKLYGLNGSGQAPKGMSIEKLKAQGIEQMPKFGWAPVTVPGAPGAWAELSERFGKLPLTDVLQPAISYAKNGYPLSPVLSYFWEKATENFNETLKGDMFKSWFKTFAPGGRAPKAGEMWCSEGHATTLEAIGRTSGKAFYTGELADKMDAFSRQNDGYLRKEDLAAYKPEWVDPIKVHYKGYDVWEIPPNGQGLITLIALNILKNDTFSSRDNEETFHKQIEAMKLAFADGERYITEASHMNRCVGDLLSDTYSEGRRQLISDEARLPEAGDPSSSGTVYLATADGEGNMVSFIQSNYMGFGSGLVVPDTGISLQNRGHNFSLNPNHVNALKPGKRTYHTIIPGFLTKGEEAVGPFGLMGGFMQPQGHLQVLMNTIDFGLNPQAALDAPRWQWMKGKEVLFEQSVPNHIINALAARGHNVRLSHISNAFGRGQIIWRDPITGVLCGGTESRTDGVVAVY; this is encoded by the coding sequence ATGACACGAATAAAGGCGCTTAATTATCCTTATCCTTCTAAACGGATGGTTACATATGGACGGAATGGTATGGTGGCAACTTCTCAGCCATTAGCGTCACAGGCTGGGTTAGATATACTTAAAAAAGGGGGAAATGCTATTGACGCAGCGATTGCGACAGCAGCGTGCCTTACCGTCGTAGAACCTACGTCAAATGGAATTGGAGGGGATGCTTTTGCCCTCGTATGGACAAAAAATAAGCTGTATGGGCTAAATGGAAGTGGACAGGCACCCAAAGGTATGTCTATTGAAAAATTGAAAGCGCAAGGCATCGAGCAAATGCCTAAATTTGGTTGGGCACCTGTTACAGTACCTGGTGCACCAGGAGCTTGGGCTGAATTGTCTGAAAGATTTGGAAAATTACCATTAACAGATGTTCTGCAGCCAGCCATATCATATGCAAAAAATGGCTATCCCCTCAGTCCAGTATTATCTTACTTCTGGGAAAAAGCGACCGAAAATTTTAATGAAACGTTAAAAGGCGATATGTTCAAAAGTTGGTTCAAAACGTTTGCGCCTGGTGGAAGAGCACCAAAAGCAGGAGAAATGTGGTGTTCGGAAGGGCATGCTACTACATTGGAAGCAATTGGCCGCACAAGTGGAAAGGCCTTTTACACTGGCGAATTAGCAGATAAAATGGATGCTTTCTCACGCCAAAACGATGGCTATTTGCGAAAAGAGGATTTAGCAGCTTATAAGCCTGAGTGGGTGGATCCTATCAAAGTTCACTACAAGGGTTATGATGTTTGGGAGATACCCCCAAACGGACAAGGGTTAATAACATTAATAGCGTTAAACATTTTAAAAAATGATACATTTAGTTCGCGAGATAATGAAGAGACATTCCATAAACAAATAGAAGCAATGAAGCTTGCTTTTGCAGATGGAGAAAGATATATTACTGAAGCATCCCATATGAACCGATGTGTGGGTGACTTACTAAGCGATACATATAGTGAGGGGAGGCGCCAGCTCATAAGTGATGAAGCACGATTACCGGAAGCGGGAGATCCTTCCTCCAGTGGAACAGTTTATTTAGCTACTGCTGATGGCGAGGGGAATATGGTGTCATTTATTCAAAGTAATTATATGGGGTTTGGCTCTGGGTTAGTCGTTCCTGATACAGGTATATCTTTGCAAAATCGAGGACACAACTTTAGTCTTAATCCCAACCATGTTAACGCACTAAAGCCAGGGAAACGCACGTATCATACGATTATTCCTGGATTTTTAACGAAAGGTGAAGAGGCTGTAGGCCCGTTTGGCTTGATGGGGGGCTTTATGCAGCCACAAGGGCATTTACAAGTGCTTATGAATACAATTGACTTTGGATTAAACCCGCAAGCAGCACTGGATGCCCCTAGATGGCAATGGATGAAAGGTAAAGAGGTTCTGTTTGAACAGTCCGTCCCTAATCATATTATTAACGCGTTAGCTGCAAGGGGACATAATGTGAGACTTAGCCACATCAGTAACGCCTTCGGACGAGGTCAAATTATTTGGCGTGATCCTATAACAGGGGTATTATGCGGTGGAACAGAATCGAGAACAGATGGAGTCGTAGCGGTTTACTAA
- a CDS encoding chromate transporter translates to MKQLNLFMAFLRVGLLGYGGGPAAIPLIQKEVVERYGWIEEEEFSDILAIGNTLPGPIATKMAGYIGYRISGVIGMMNALVASVVPTVMLLIFLLFSLASFREYAWVQGMTRGVLPVVAVMLGVLTWGFIQKSTADYGWLRAMLLVILSVIVVQLLGVHPAILIMALILYVFIKPEKRKDCERAGEPS, encoded by the coding sequence ATGAAACAGTTAAATTTATTTATGGCCTTCCTCAGAGTGGGGCTACTCGGTTATGGCGGTGGGCCAGCAGCGATACCGCTTATTCAAAAGGAAGTGGTCGAGCGTTATGGTTGGATTGAAGAAGAGGAATTTTCCGATATATTAGCTATTGGTAATACATTACCAGGTCCGATTGCCACTAAAATGGCCGGTTATATCGGTTATCGCATTTCGGGTGTCATCGGTATGATGAATGCGCTAGTGGCTTCGGTCGTACCGACAGTTATGTTACTGATTTTCTTACTTTTTTCATTAGCTTCTTTTCGTGAATACGCATGGGTACAAGGCATGACTCGTGGTGTTTTACCAGTAGTTGCTGTGATGTTAGGTGTGTTGACATGGGGATTTATTCAAAAATCAACTGCTGATTACGGGTGGTTGAGAGCGATGTTATTAGTTATTTTGTCCGTTATTGTTGTACAGTTATTAGGTGTTCATCCTGCGATTTTAATTATGGCACTCATCCTCTACGTCTTTATTAAGCCAGAGAAACGCAAGGACTGTGAAAGGGCAGGTGAACCCTCTTGA
- a CDS encoding chromate transporter: MIYWHIFLAFFIPNIVGYGGGPALIPLVEHEVVHTYGWMTVDEFAEVLALGNALPGPVATKMAGFIGFEQAGVLGASVALFATIAPSLILMLVLMGVLMKFKDSSKVKRLSAIVRPAIAVLLGVMTYRFAYSSLSDNGWIHTIFLLGSSYFLMEVKKVHPAFVITAALVYGALFLA; the protein is encoded by the coding sequence TTGATTTATTGGCACATTTTCCTCGCTTTTTTCATTCCTAATATCGTAGGTTACGGTGGTGGTCCAGCGTTAATTCCATTAGTAGAACATGAAGTTGTTCATACTTATGGCTGGATGACAGTGGATGAATTTGCCGAAGTATTAGCGCTCGGAAACGCATTACCCGGTCCGGTTGCCACTAAAATGGCTGGTTTTATCGGGTTTGAGCAAGCGGGAGTTCTTGGTGCGTCAGTGGCTCTATTTGCCACGATCGCACCATCATTAATTTTAATGCTCGTGCTCATGGGAGTGCTTATGAAATTTAAGGACTCTTCTAAAGTAAAGAGGTTATCTGCTATTGTTAGGCCGGCGATTGCCGTATTACTCGGTGTCATGACATATCGTTTTGCTTATTCTTCTTTAAGTGATAATGGCTGGATACATACGATTTTTTTGTTAGGGTCCAGTTATTTTCTTATGGAAGTTAAAAAGGTTCATCCTGCATTTGTAATAACCGCTGCACTCGTTTACGGGGCGCTATTTTTAGCTTAA
- a CDS encoding cytosolic protein, with protein sequence MYVGRDMAELTMTPKTEWTEKELAYFHHLFQQISPYLSAEGVTIHREIVEEIMSRDGLTSLEAEWTSGTRPHFD encoded by the coding sequence ATGTATGTTGGCAGAGACATGGCTGAATTAACCATGACCCCTAAAACAGAATGGACCGAGAAAGAGTTAGCTTATTTTCACCATTTGTTTCAACAGATTTCACCTTATTTAAGTGCAGAAGGCGTCACGATCCATCGTGAAATTGTCGAGGAAATTATGTCTCGTGACGGATTAACGTCATTAGAGGCAGAGTGGACAAGTGGTACGAGACCTCATTTTGATTAA
- the fabL gene encoding enoyl-[acyl-carrier-protein] reductase FabL — translation MTSQNTKVALITGSSRGIGKEIALQLAERGYNIVVNYARSRTKAEETAEEIRQLGREAITVKANIAKKEKVKELFTHIDDAFGRLDILVNNAASGVLKPLMEIEESHWDWTMNTNAKAMLFCSQMAAERMKKQGAGGAIVSLSSLGAGRYLPNYTTVGVSKAAVEALTRYLAVELAPYNIQVNAVSGGAVDTDALTHFPNREELLADAKARTPAGRLVEPEDLMNAALFLLSDEAKMIRGQTIIVDGGISLLT, via the coding sequence ATGACTAGTCAAAATACAAAGGTAGCCTTAATTACAGGAAGTAGTCGAGGAATAGGAAAGGAAATTGCCCTTCAGCTTGCGGAACGTGGCTATAACATCGTTGTGAATTACGCAAGAAGCCGAACGAAAGCCGAAGAGACGGCTGAAGAGATTCGACAGCTTGGAAGAGAAGCTATAACAGTTAAAGCAAATATTGCTAAGAAAGAGAAAGTAAAAGAGCTGTTTACCCACATTGATGATGCATTCGGACGACTCGATATTCTCGTTAATAATGCGGCATCAGGTGTGCTTAAGCCTCTAATGGAAATCGAGGAAAGTCATTGGGATTGGACGATGAATACGAATGCTAAGGCGATGCTGTTTTGTTCACAAATGGCTGCTGAGCGTATGAAAAAGCAAGGTGCAGGTGGCGCAATTGTCAGTCTAAGCTCTCTTGGTGCAGGAAGATATTTACCAAATTATACAACTGTAGGTGTGTCAAAAGCAGCAGTAGAGGCATTGACTCGCTATCTTGCAGTAGAGTTGGCACCATATAATATACAAGTTAATGCTGTTTCAGGAGGGGCTGTTGATACGGATGCTTTAACACACTTTCCGAATCGTGAAGAATTGCTTGCAGATGCTAAAGCACGTACGCCAGCAGGTCGCTTGGTTGAACCAGAAGATTTGATGAATGCCGCTCTGTTTTTACTGTCTGACGAAGCTAAAATGATTCGAGGTCAAACGATTATTGTAGATGGGGGCATCTCTTTGCTCACGTAA
- a CDS encoding DUF3939 domain-containing protein, with product MFFRRKPENKRRQHTKESIDVISVTIEEVQEAVNNFTKELNEDISLRSIIRDNHEIDFDLLHKYLGGKPDRPFYMSKETFEIFEDPDFPKYIDHCQIACDQYYMETGKEPLVPGDKTNKISYFKLKNYLIEHPPIDLYLDVRDRMVTPRKQA from the coding sequence ATGTTTTTCCGGCGAAAACCCGAAAACAAAAGGAGGCAACACACTAAAGAATCAATTGATGTTATATCGGTAACAATTGAAGAGGTGCAAGAAGCTGTTAATAATTTTACGAAAGAGTTAAACGAAGATATTTCTTTACGGAGCATTATTCGTGATAATCATGAAATTGATTTCGACCTTTTGCACAAATACTTAGGTGGTAAACCGGATAGACCATTTTATATGTCTAAAGAAACCTTTGAAATTTTTGAAGATCCAGATTTCCCTAAATATATTGATCATTGTCAGATAGCATGTGATCAATATTATATGGAGACTGGTAAAGAACCCCTTGTACCAGGAGATAAAACGAACAAGATCAGCTATTTTAAGTTGAAAAATTATCTCATTGAGCATCCACCTATTGATCTTTACCTGGATGTGAGAGATCGGATGGTGACGCCTAGAAAACAGGCATAA
- a CDS encoding DUF402 domain-containing protein produces MDFPRVGSNIEVQSYKHNGNLHRVWEETIILKGTSHEVIGGNDRILVQESDGRQWRTREPAICFFTSKHWFNVIGMIRNDGIYYYCNLGTPFTYDEEALKYIDYDLDIKVFPDMTYKLLDEDEFTLHKKQMNYPDEVEIILRRTVDELVSWISQQKGPFEPGFIEYWYERFLHYR; encoded by the coding sequence GTGGATTTTCCGAGAGTAGGCAGTAATATTGAAGTGCAAAGCTATAAACATAATGGAAACCTACACCGTGTGTGGGAAGAAACGATCATATTAAAAGGGACGTCCCATGAAGTCATTGGAGGTAACGATAGGATTCTTGTTCAGGAATCAGATGGCCGGCAATGGCGAACACGTGAGCCGGCTATCTGCTTTTTTACTTCAAAGCATTGGTTTAATGTCATCGGGATGATCCGTAACGATGGAATTTATTATTACTGTAATCTTGGGACTCCCTTTACCTACGATGAAGAAGCATTAAAGTATATTGATTATGATTTAGATATTAAAGTATTTCCTGATATGACGTATAAATTACTCGATGAAGATGAATTTACGTTACATAAAAAACAGATGAACTATCCAGACGAAGTGGAAATTATTTTAAGGAGAACAGTGGACGAGCTTGTTTCATGGATAAGTCAGCAGAAAGGTCCTTTTGAACCAGGTTTTATTGAATATTGGTATGAACGCTTTTTACATTATCGTTAA